TCAGAGGAAAGCCTTCAGAACTTTCTCCCTTGACTATTCTGTTTCCTTTATCGTATATTTTGGTAAAAGTATTTGTGATCTGAGACCTAAAAAGAGGATGAGTATCTAAAGATTTGGAGAGGGGGTTCCCAGCTCTGTGAGTTCCAGGGGAAACACAGCTGGGGTTTCCTGCCTGTCTTAGCCATGTCAGGGCACTATTGAAAGCCACTCTTCACTGTGTGACCTGCAGGCAGGGTGTTGCCGAGTGTAATATGCCTGACCTCTGCTTTCTCCTGTCTGACTGTCTCTATAAAAGAGAGATGCAGTTAATTAACAGTCAGTTATGTGTTGCTGAAAGCCTAAAGCGGATGATCAAAATATTTAGTGACTCTAAATAGTGGAAAAATTAAAAGGGAGCCCATCCCAGTGAACAGCAGATGGGCACTTCATAATTAGCACCCTTTGAAAATATCTGACTTCTTTCTTTGTCAGTTCTTTGGAAAATACAAAGCTACTGCTTGTCTGGCAGCTTCAAAACGTGTCTGCCCTCCTAGCCCAGCGTCAAGAATGCGTTATTGTATGGATCCAGCTGATGGATCTGAATCAAAGCTGTGGACAGATCCTCGCTGTACGATCTGCTTTAAGAGCTTTCAGCTCTCTGGGTCCTGGATTGGCGTTAGCTCCTTTGTCTACTGCCTCTTGAAACACCTGGCTCACGTTTGGCTCTGCTGACTGTGACAGATCATGTATGAGCTGGGTCTTGATGTCTTCTAGTAttcttttgtgctgctttttacCAGCTGTCCTGACATCTGGTTTCTGGACTGGATCTTGGTAGATTGTGCACCTCAAttctctcttctctgtctcctgctgcgtgcctggcCCTCAACAGAGAAAGCTGCTGGGATTCTCTGTGTTACCTCCAAACTGAtgtgttttttgttcttcttttcctcatttcatccCAGGGCACACGAGACTATAGCCCCAAGCAAATGGCCATTCGGGAGAGAGTCTTCAATGCTATCATCACCTGCTTCAAGCGCCACGGAGCCGAGGTCATTGACACGCCAGTGTTTGAGCTGAAGGTGAGCAAGAGCGTGGCAAGCTGGCTGAGCTGGTTCAGGTCGTGCAGTTGAAAGCTTAGGATGTATTTACAAGGTGGAAAATTCATTAATGCTGACCTTAAGGGACCTGTGACCTCAGGAGATCGTGGTCCCTCTGTGGTAAATTGGAGGGCTAAGGAGTATTTTCTTCCATCTCCTGGGGCGTCCTTCCTTTCCGTCCTTGTTCTCGGAGTGCTTTGGGGCTGATCCCCTCGATCAACTTTTAGGTAGCACAGACAGGTTGTGGACTcactgtccttggagatatttaaaagctatCTGAACATGGTccagggcaacctgctgtaggtgaccctgcttgaccctTGAGGAGGGCTGgaatagatgatctccaaaggtccctttcaacctcaaccattctgtgattctgtgatccactGTCACTGAAGATGCTGCTTGttcgtttttcttttttgtaggagACACTGACGGGGAAGTATGGAGAAGACTCGAAACTCATCTATGATCTGAAAGATCAGGGGGGAGAGCTGCTGTCCCTGCGCTATGACTTGACTGTATCCTGCCACAGCCCAGTTCCCGCAATGCTGCGGGGTCTTGTAGCCTTTGGTATGCCCCTTTTGGGGCAACCCTGTCCAGAGGGCGAAGGAGGAGAGTTTCTTGATTCTGACCTCTGTAGTGGCATGGAGAGCGTGAGCAGATGGCCTGGTTCAGTGTGGGCAGGGCTCTTGCTCAGTTACTTGCTGTCCAACGCTTCAGTTGAGGGAAGTAATGCTTGCATGTGGAGGGTAGGGAGATCTATGTTAAGTAGGTTTTGTTCTACAACAGGGCACCCAATCCAGGCTACAGTGGAACGCAAGCCACATGGGAGTGAGATCTAGCCTGCAGCAGTGTAGGGAGGTGCCTGTAGGGACAGGTGTCCTTGTGCTAACAGCAGAACATGTGGGACTGTGTCTCAGAGAGCTGGGGAAGCCTCAGGGAGCTGCAAGGAGTCCAGACACTTGTTGTTGCTTTGCCTCATGGATATATACCCTACTGTGCTGGATTTTGGGGAGATAGTGAGGGCCCAGCACTGCCAGTGGGTGATGACAGGGTGGGGTGATCCCTCTCCGTTTTTGTCCTTAACCTTTTGGTTCTAGGTGCCTTTTGCTCGCTATTTGGCAATGAACAAAATCACCAACATTAAGCGCTATCACATTGCTAAGGTGTACAGGCGGGACAACCCAGCCATGACCAGGGGCCGCTACAGGGAATTTTACCAGTGTGTGAGTTTGgctgttggcaggggtgttgctGAGCAGGACTCTAGGCTGGGCAGTGGTTGTGGGGACGCAGGACCAAAGTCTGTGCCATCCTGAGGTCTGCTTCCCTGTGGCTGTAAGAAGCTTAGAGAGAATCCATTGACTTTCTCCCCTGTGGGTACTAAACGCAGCTTGAGAGTGGGAGAGACTGAAGGCAGTCATAACACAGGGCCCTCTTGTAACAGGGAACTTAGTAATGCAACCTCCCGGTGCCGCAGGTAGCAGGCCATGCTTCGCACtaaggaggagggcagctccaTACTGTAGTGCTTGCCAGTCTGGAGCAGGGGAAGAATTTCCTCCTGATCCCACATCTGGCATCAGTTTTACATTTGGGGTCTGAACAGGGCGCGTGAATCAGGAAGGTGAGTGACTCAGCCATAGCACTTAATTGCTTCTCTCCTGTGCTTTGTCGAGCCTCCATTTCAAATGaaggcacagaaaaaagaggcctaATTACAGAACAGGTCAGAAAGCAATTTCTTATGTGGCTCTCTCAGACAAGTATAGGAGCCCTGAAGAATGGGTTTGTTCCACTGTATTAACACAATCCGCAGGCCCTCATATCAAAACCTGTCTTAATTGAGAATATTCCTGTTTCTTCATGCAGTCCATGTTGATATCTCTCAATTCCTGACGCTGGCAAATTTCCGTTCTCAAAATACTTAGGGTATTTGCTTGGTGTCTCATTTGAAAGACCATTCCAGTGAAGTGCTGCTGCCGCGGCCACAGTAGCAATGCCAAAGTGCTCACTGCCTTTTCCTGTCCCCAGGATTTTGACATCGCTGGCCACTTCGATCCTATGATTCCTGATGCTGAGTGCCTGAAAATAGCGCATGAGATCTTGAGTGAGCTGCAGCTTGGAGACTTTCTTATTAAGGTGAGACCAGAGCCAGATCCCCAGGCAGGATTCTCTGTGCTGCAGTGCAAAGCAGCGGTCGTCGTCCCTATGGCTCTACCGAGCAGCTACCCCTCTCTAATGCCCGCTGAGGCCTCATCCAGAAACCCTAGTTCATCTGGCCTCTCCTTGCTCTTGTGCTGTCTCTGTTTACAGGTTGAATGTTGGTCCTCATCTCAGACTGCCCTTCAGATGGGAACACGGTGGGTTCCCTCAGGCCAGAGTTAGAGTTCTCTGTAGCGTTAACCGTGATCCCCTGCAAAATGTCTGGCAACCTGAGTAACAACGTGTCTGTCGTATTCACTGCCTGCAGTAAAATACAGACTCTAAGCCAGGATCTCTGCCCTTGTCTCAGCTTCTGATGCCCCCTTAGTAGGGATGTCTCCTGTTCGTGTGCAGCATTGTCTGCAAATTCCTGCCTTCCCACCAGATCCTTTTTGGGGCTGAGACCTCTTCCAGAAGACTCATGCATTACTCTAGGTTGTGCTTGCCATTTGCTTCAAAACAGCTGTCATCTTGGTGTGGTACTACGTGGCCTTGGGTGTGCAGATCAGCCAGGATGGGTGAGAGTTTACAGTGGCAGGAGTGTGATGAGTAGGTGGATCTGATGTGCCAGAGGGCGGTGGGAGCTCTGAGAGAGACCTAGAGCTGGACTGTTGTTGAGCTCTGGGAGGTGAGAGGCACAGGTCACATCTGACTGCAGGCTGGGTATTTTGCTCGCCTGGGTGGCCCCCACTGAGTGGGAAGTCGGCTTTCTGCCCTTGAACCGGTCTGGGATAAGCTGAAGGGCTGTGCACAGGAACTGCCTCTCCAGATCAAGTTGAGGTCCAGCTAGTTTGTGTTTGGCCAGTGGCAACAGCAGATTCCTCTGAGGACAGGCAGGCAACCCTGCAATGCGGAATGGCAGAATAACCTGCCTGTGTTGGAAACAGCTCCATGTCTTCCATGAGTGACCATCTGGTTATGTCAATAACCATTGAACAATCTTTGTTTCTATCTAATTTAACTGCAGATGTTCTCGCTACTCATAGAAATGTTGAATCCAGCTAAACCTTTGGCCTCAGTTACCTCCTTGTGCAGAGCATAATTAAACCATAGAATTCACtgtgctatcaaaaaaaaaaaaatcccttaacaAGGTTTTAACATAATCAGATACCGCTTTGTTCTTGACCTGAGAGAACAGGGCAGTGTGCTCAATTCATCTCCTCAGTTCGTGGTCTATTCCTGAGCTGTTTTTCCACCTGCACCAGACTGATGGCATATGTCCCCATATAAGAGGACTtagttttcttcagctttttctctgttgaaTGAAGGTGTCTGTGGCTCTAGAAGGAGAAGCTGATGGTTGTACCCAGGCTTGGTAGGATTCAGTTGCACTAGTTGGCCTGGTGTGAGAAGAGAGGCAGCTTTGCTCCCCAAGAGTGAGGAAGAGACTGAAATTGCCCCAGAATTATAAGCAGCAGAAAACGCTGGCAGCCCCTTGCACTCTAGGTTGACTGTGCTGTTTCTCTTCCACTATCTGTCAGTCCTCTCCACTGTTCCAGCTGAGTCTCGGTCTCCACGTTCTGGTAAAGCTCATCTCATCCTGACCTTTACTTTCCAGTTCCTAATCCATGATGAAATTTTGCCCATTGCTGACTGTGGCTTCTTGAGTCTCTGGAAAGGTCTACTGGCATAGgcttttgaaaatgcagatagAATCCAATGCTGTCCTTTTTCCCCGCTATTCTGAAATGGGAAATATCTTATCCATCAGAATGCCAAGTGGCTTGGCAAGGCTAGGGTGACTGCTAGTTTCTCTCTTCCATTCCTAGAACCAGAGAGGAGAGAAACTGGATTCAGTTGAAGCATCTATTTAAGTTCGTAGTAAATGACTTGCTCCCTGTCCCCTAGGTCAACGATCGACGCATCCTTGATGGGATGTTTGCAGTTTGTGGTGTCCCAGACAGCAAGTTCCGGACGATCTGTTCCAGCGTTGACAAACTGGATAAGGTATGGGCTGGAGCTCTGGGCTGTGGTAGCTGTTGCTGAGGGCTGtgagagctggctggaaaatGCCAATAAACATTgagttgctgctgtttctttctttcctttcccacacAAACGTTGAGAAGGAGGCATGTTGGGCACTGCAGCCATGTAGCAGAGCTGGATTTTATGCTCTCTCCTCCGACATCCCACATGGTGCTGACAaatggaaaggagagagggaaaggtgCCTCTTCTCCTTGGAGGCTCTGCAGGTCCCTAAAATTAATGTCCCAAACCTCAGCCTTCTTATGCTGCCACTGCTTATGAACCTAGAGCTTGAGATCCCACCTTTCAAACTGGGCCATGATTTTGAAAAGCCCTTTCTAATGCGGTGGTTTTGGGCTGGTGGGTTAAGGTATCACCGTTGTGTTCTGGAACCTTTGTTCAAATGTCAGAACTCAGTAGGGAAGAGATCTTGATGTAATGGCAAATCACTGTGGTTGTCTAGAAGCAGTGAACTGCAGTCATTCATAAAGGCAGTTACCCTGCAGGTGACAGGGCCACATCAAATGGAAATCGTTGAGTTGGCTGCAAAAATCATTGTGTTGTCCAGCAAATCTCGCTGTCGAGCAAGTGCTATTCTTGCTTAGCAATGTCACGTCCAGCATCCTCCCTGGGAATGTGGGGTCTGTAGTGGGTCCGTGTTGCTGGCCGTGCTGCTTGGGGGTAATCACGGCATCCTAGTAGAACATGTGCCTCTGGCTGGGTTGTGGGAGTCTTGGGAGATGAAGTGAGAGAACAGCAGGAAGACAGCAATAGGAAGCAAGATGGACTTAGAGGAATGAGGTTTCCATGTTCACTTGGAAACAAGTGTCTGAGGTAGAGAAAGggatcaagaaaaaaaagcaagaaagaataagAGATCGGGAACACAGGCCTGAAGAATAACCTTAATGGCATATTCCTGCCTTCTGGCCTGGGGAGGCGTGGTCTGCTTGGTCTCACACTGCATTATATCCACCACTGCATGTGTCCACACTCATTTGTTGCCACCATCAGCACAAGGATCTCTTGCTGGGAATGTGGCTCCTTGGTGTTAACAGCTGGCCTGACCGTGCAGCATCCTAGCAGGCCACAGACAGTGTGAACATGTCACTCAGTGCCATAATCTCTCTGCTCAGTGCTGTGAGACCCTGGTAGCCCATCCCATGTTTCCTGTTCGCTTCATTCATGCCTGCGCTGGTTGGTTTAGGTGCTTTTATAAAACATGCTGTTTGTAGACATCACATTTGTATGGCTTGCTTGGGTTTGATATGATGCAGAAcactctgtgcacagctgctcctgtTAGACACAAGAGAGGAGGTACCCACACATTCATGCTTGCCAAGCTGCCTCAAGAGCGCTAGCTGTCAGTTCTCTAAAGGGATTCAGGCCCTTATATGGCCTTTTGGAGATGAGAGAAAGGTGCCAGTCTAGGAGCAACTTTTTGTTTGCAGCTAATTCTATTGACTGTAGACCCCGGTCAGATATCTGGATGATGGAGAGAAGTCTATAAAAGTGTATACTGTCCTCTACTAATAGCTAAGGAGTAGGAATcttaaaataaagatgcaaattTTAGGCTCCAAGTTTtagggcagctttgctgcctgcAGCATGGGGATACAAAGAGACTGTGCGGAGGTATAAGAGATGGAGTTACAGCCATGTGTTGAGAGCATGGCAGAGGTGATAAGGCAGTTCTCCATGTACAGCTTGTATCTCCCAAGAAGTGCCAGCGTTTAGGGAAGAGTGAGCATCGGATCAAGCAAGCTAGCTGCTAATACAAATCAGCACCTTTTGCCATGAGTCCTTCTGTCCCTTTTCAGACAGCTGAATACAGCATGGGGAGCTTGCCTGCTCCTGCCAGTACTGTTCCTGGCCTGTGCTTCCCAAAGCCCCTTTTAAGATTTCTTGGTAGGATTCAGTTCAGTCAGCAAACCTCAGCCCTGATGTGGAGCGGAACAGTGTTATTGCTTCACTGTGTCCAAGTTGCACCTTGGTAGCATTCCCAAGTTGCTTCTGACCTTGCAGGTGAGACAGTGCTAGCACTGTGGGCTGATTATCTGCATACTCAGCTTCATACAAGGGTTTCCAGCTGTGCTGAGGTCTGTGCTGTCTCAGTGCAGGCCTGCTGCATGCATTGCAGGTTAGGCACAGCTGTAGAAGCAACAGTACCAGGTGAGAGCGAAGCCAACATCTTGTTTGCAAATGCAAGTGCCAAGGGAAGAACTGAAGAATGGTAAGCGTGTAGTGATGCCTCCCCCAGACATGCCCCAACTTTCTCACCAAATGTGCTCTACACATTGAGAGAGTGAGATATACTGTTGGAAAGCATCAGGTGCGGTGGATTCTTTCTGTCGTATGCCTCTGTCTTCATTTGGGCACTGATCTTTGTCCCCTGTGTCTTGGTTTTTCTCCTTAGTAGAAAGGATGTAGTTGTCTGGGTTGTAACTGGGTATGTGCACATATCTATATTAGGGAATGATTGGACTGTTTAAAAGACAGATAAATCAAGCCAATTTCAGACTTCGAAACGACCCTTGATTAGAGTGATATTCATTAACAGTACACATTGCCAGTGGATAGTTCTTAATTATTATCCAGCATTATCACCACAAAGAATTAGTCATATACAATCTCATCCCAAATTAGCTGTGAGTGTACTTAACTGTTGCTGTGTAGTTAACACTGTTGGCTCTATCCTTGATGATCCCAGCAGCTGAGGTGGAGGCGACTTGAGCTTTCCATGGAGGGAAGGTGGAACTAAAGTGctcaaattctttctttctttcttgtttttcaccACTCATTATTGGTATTTGTATGCTCCTGATTCCATCCCCAAGAAAAACGGAGGGGTTTCATCTGCTGCCAGCATGGTTTGTCTTGTTTCCGGGACCAGGACTTGTTCTGATTCCGCCATACATCTGTCCTGCTCGTTTTGCACCCTCTGTTGTTGCGTTGCAGATTTTAGTCCTTCCCTGTGCTTGCCTTCACCTCCTTTACGCAGCTGTCACAAatctgtttgctgctttgtggTTACATGTTTATTATATAGTTATGCTGAGCTCTGTAGCAAAAGGTTTTTACATAGTTGCTGGCAATGCGATTAGTAGTGTTACAGTGTTACAAAAGGCTACTACAGTGTCGGTTATTATATTACACTTCTAGGTGGGTTCAAGGCAAGTGTATTAATTATGTGCTGCTAAGAATACTTCATGGGTGCAACAGGCCTTAGCTTTGGCTACatgtcattttctgtttctctcatgCAGTGCTTGCCCGCCCTGACACTGACAGAGTCCCACAGTGTAAAGACAGGTTGGAAGCAGATGAGTCTGTTCACCAGTATAAGGCAGGACAGAGGGCCAGGGCTGCCAAAGAGGGTCTCCAGGAAGGACAGTATCCCTGGGGCAGTGGCTGATGTTCTTGTCTTCCCTTGCAGATGCCATGGGAAGATGTGAGGAGTGAGATGCTGGGAGAAAAGGGGCTCTCTCCTGAGGCTGCGAATCGCATTGGGGAATATGTCCAGCTCCACGGTGAGCGCTTTGCAGGGGGGATCCCTTCTCCCTCTCGGCTGAAAGCCCCCCTCCAGCCTGCTCGGTCATTGTCCCTACAAGCACTGCCACCCTCTTGCAGGCCAGGCAGGCAGGGGCCAGCGCAccctgggcaggggcagagggTGCAAAGCAGCACCCGCGACCGACTGGGCCCACGGTGCCCAGACCCCAGTGCAGCTCTGTTGCTGGCTCCTGGCAGACCTCAAGCATGGCTTGTTCCCACAGGTGGCCTGGAGCTGATTGAGCAGCTCCTCCAGGACCCAAAGCTATCCCAGAATCAACTAGCCAAGGAGGGGTTGGGGGACATGAAGCTGCTGTTTGAGTACCTGACGCTGTTTGGCATcacagggaaggtgaggaggtgcAGAGGCGGGGGAATGCTGCCATCGTGGCTAGGCAGCCCTgtgtgccccagctgcacccGGTGACGGGACTCGGCTTGTGTCCTGCAGATCTCCTTCGACCTGAGCCTGGCGCGAGGCCTGGACTATTATACAGGGGTGATCTTTGAGGCCGTCCTGGTACAGCAGGAGAACAACCATGAGGAGGAGCCAGTCAGCGTTGGGAGTGTGGCTGGAGGTGGTCGCTACGATGGGCTGGTGGGGATGTTTGATCCCAAAGGACGGAGGGTGCCCTGTGTGGGAGTCAGCATTGGGATTGAGCGGATCTTCTCCATCATGGAGCAGAAGGTGGAGGTACGTGCCTTGGTGCTTGATTACGAAGGGAAAAAGGCAAGATTTACACTCTTCCCTGTGTCAGTTGTGCCCCAGACCAGCAGATGCTGAAGTGAGTCTTACTCACTGTGGTCCTTGATGGAGGAGCCAGCCAGGACCCcactctgctctgcagcaggagtcAGAGCCAGGTCACAGTCTCCCCTTTCCTGTTGCTTCggagatgatctctggaggtctcaCTAGAGATAAGATTCCTCTTCTAGCACCCCTGGAGATGGGAGCCTGGCATGTTCAGCTGCAGCTGTAGGGGGTACTTTAATTCTCAACAGTACCAGGTACTCAGATCAAATGCCTTAGTGTTCCCCACTGCATTGAACATCTAAAGTGACCCCCTGGCCTTCTTGGCAGCACTGTCCTGCAAGGCTGACTGAGTGACAGCAGCCCTGCATGTGTACCCAGCACATACAAGGCGCTATGGAGACCAGAAAGGAGTTGGATATCCCAGATTAGGGAGCACAGTGTGTCTGGGAGGTCCCGGATATCTTATTCCTGTTCCCTCCTCCTCAGAGTTTCTCTGGCCGTTCCTTGTCTTCAGTCCTATTCAATGTGTTATGCATGTCTTTGTAGGTTCCCAACACACTACCTCCCATTTACATCCCCCAGAGCTCTGTTGTGGGGGGCTCTCTCCTGACAGCCAGATACAGTCTGGATTTCTTAGTGGAAAATGAACCCTCCCCCTACTGTGTCCAATCCTAGGCAGGTTTGTCCTTTTGCAGGTGACCTTTAAAGGCTTCTCCCTCCAAAGAATGAAGAGACAAGAAAATGCCACTTTGAGTATCCAGTGTCTCCTGTGGAAGCAGGTGGCTGATGATTActcctgacagtgctggagcATATCAGCTTGCTGCTGTTAAGTTCAACCCGCAGTTTCCAGCCCAGCTGTGGAGCAGACAGCTAACTCTGTCCAGCTCCTGCTGGGTTGCTCCAGAGCCACCCAAAGCAGGTTTCTGTGAGGCTGAAACCCCTTGGGTGCAGAGGAATGATCTCTAGGTAGAAACTGAGAGAGGTGTCGTTCATCCTCAGCAGATCCTCCAGCATGCGTGCACTTGCAGTGCGGGAGGGAGGCTGTGTTAAGCCCCCCTTGCAGAATGATCCCCCCGCAAGGTTGGATTTGGCTCCAGGAGAGG
The sequence above is a segment of the Struthio camelus isolate bStrCam1 chromosome 13, bStrCam1.hap1, whole genome shotgun sequence genome. Coding sequences within it:
- the LOC104150472 gene encoding histidine--tRNA ligase, cytoplasmic, translating into MAAAAAAVQAQADAVRRLKQEQAEPDEIAKEVAKLLEMKAQLGDEGKSKFVLKTPKGTRDYSPKQMAIRERVFNAIITCFKRHGAEVIDTPVFELKETLTGKYGEDSKLIYDLKDQGGELLSLRYDLTVPFARYLAMNKITNIKRYHIAKVYRRDNPAMTRGRYREFYQCDFDIAGHFDPMIPDAECLKIAHEILSELQLGDFLIKVNDRRILDGMFAVCGVPDSKFRTICSSVDKLDKMPWEDVRSEMLGEKGLSPEAANRIGEYVQLHGGLELIEQLLQDPKLSQNQLAKEGLGDMKLLFEYLTLFGITGKISFDLSLARGLDYYTGVIFEAVLVQQENNHEEEPVSVGSVAGGGRYDGLVGMFDPKGRRVPCVGVSIGIERIFSIMEQKVEASAEKIRTTETQVLVASAQKKLLEERLKLISELWDAGIKAEMLYKKNPKLLNQLQYCEDTGIPLVAIVGEQELKDGVVKLRVVATREEVDVRRESLVEEIKTRTSPS